In the Cetobacterium ceti genome, GCAGACAGAACAGTTCAACCAGAAATTTTAGAGGTTAAAAAAGTTTTCCAAAATATAGGAATGAAGCCTGTGGATTTAATAAATGGAAAAGTTGAAATAGAAAATAAGTTTATGTTTACAAATTTAGATGATTATCTTGGAAAGTGGGAACTTTTAGAAAATGGAAAAGTTATTAAAAAGGGAGACTTTAGAGTTAATCTTAATCCTGAGAAGAAAAAAGTTTTAGATCTTAATATTGGAAAAGTTAAAATGGAAAAAAACAGGGAATATTTCTTAAATGTTAATTTTTATTTAGCTAAGGATGAAAATTGGGCTAGGGAAAATCATTTAGTTGCCTTTGAACAATTTAAAATAGAAAATAAAAATTTAGAAAAAATAAATGGAGATAAATTTGGAAAAGTTACCTATGTTCAAGACAAAAGTAGAATAGAAGTTAAAGGGGATGGATTTAAGGTTACCTTTGATAAGAATAAAGGAACTGTGGAGAAATTTAATTATAAGGATGAAGAAATTTTAAAATCACCTATGGAGTTTAATTTCTGGAGAGCACCAAATGATAATGATAGAGGAAATGGAGCTATGAAGAGATTAAATACTTGGAAAGAGGCTAGTCAAAAATCTAAGGTGGAAAATTATAAAGTTACAAATTTAAAGGATAAGGGCGTTAGAATAGATTTTGAAATTGTAATTCCAACAACAACTCCTTCAAAGGTATATACAACATATACAATTTGTGGTAATGGAGAAATTATAGTTGATAGTTCACTATATACGTCAAAGGATTTACCAGAAATTCCAGAATTTAGTTTTATTAGTGAGATGGATAGAAAATATGATAATGTAACATGGTATGGAAGAGGACCTGAAGAAAATTATATTGATAGAAAAACTGGATATCCAGTGGGAATTTACAATAAAAAGGTTAAGGATTTCTTTATTCCATATATAAATCCATCGGAAACAGGAAATAGAAGTGGTGTTAGATGGGTAAGTTTAAGTGATAAAAATAAAAATGGATTATTAATTTCAACTGTAGATAATAATGAACCTATAGAATTTAATACTCTTTATTTTACACCTAATGAATTATCTAGTGGAAAAAGACATCCTATTGATTTAGTAGAAAATAAGAATATTGTTTTAAGAGTTATTGGAAAGCAAATGGGTGTAGGAGGAGATAACTCTTGGGGAGCTAGACCTCATGAAAAATATCAACTATTACCTGGAGAAGTTCAAAGTTTCTCATTTAAATTTAGAGGAATGGATAAAAAAGTAAGTCCTGAAGAAATTAATATGAACAATCTTCCAAGACAGGAAAAAAATCAATATCTTTATAAAGAGGAGGGAGAAAAGGAAAATAAAAATGAAATTTCTCTTTCTGATATGACATTTGAAACAGTTTCTTCTGGTTATAAAAATATTATAGGTAAAGATAGAACAATTGCTAATAATAAACTTTCTTTAAAGGTAGAAAAGGAAATTGTTACATTTGACAAAGGAATAAATGTATCTCCATATTCTGAAATTAAAATTAATTTAAAGGATAAGGGTTATGATAGATTTACTGCTTATGTGGGAATGGATAGAGAAGTTGTTGGATATAGAGGTGGAGGAACTTTTAAAATACTTTTAGATGGAAAGGAAGTATTTAATAGTGGATATATGAATAGCTTTGGAAAAAGCCAATTTGTAGATTTAGATATAAGTGGAAAAAATGAAATGGTTCTTATTATGGAAAATGATAAGAATGAAAGTAAATATAACCATGGAACATGGGCTGATGGGAAATTTATAAAGAAAAGTTTATTATCTAAATTATTTTAAAAAATAAGAGGAGGGGCTACCCCTCCTCTTATTTCATTTTTAATCAACTAAATCTGTAAATATATAATCTACAATTTTAAGCCCGTCTACAGCGGCACTAACTATTCCACCTGCATATCCAGCACCTTCTCCTATAGGATATAATCCCTTTGTGCTAATAGATTCACCAAATTCATTTCTAGTGATTCTAACAGGGGCAGAAGTTCTAGTTTCTGGGGCTATTAGATTGGCATTTTTACTTATAAAATTTCTTTGAGTTTTTTCCCAATGTTTCATGGCATATTTCATATTGTTTGAAATAACTTCAGGGAAAAGATTATTTAAATCATAATTTTTCATTTCCATGGGATAACTTGATTTTAACTGTCTAGTTGTAGTTTTATTATTCATAAAATCTAAAACATTTTGAGTTAAAGCTCCATAGTTATTAATAAGTTCAAAAGTTTTTCTCTCTATTGATTCTTGGAATTTCATTCCCGAGAACAATTCATCTCCAAATTCATTTTCTTTAATTCCTACAACTAAGGCTGAGTTTGAAAACTCTCCATCTCTAGTGGAATAACTCATACCATTTACAAGGGTTCCTCCAGTTTCAGAGGCAGCATTTACAATAACTCCTCCTGGACACATACAAAACGAGAATATTCCCCTCTCCTCTTCCCTATTGTTATAGGCAAGATTATATGTTGCCGCTTCTAGTAAAGGATGATTAACAAATTTTCCATATTGCATTTCATCAATATCTTTTCTTGGGTGCTCTATTCTTGCTCCTACGGCAAAGGCCTTATTCTCCATAAAAACTCCATTTTTATGAAGCATTTTATATGTATCTCTAGCAGAGTGTCCAACTCCCATTAAAACCCTATCAAATGGAAGTCTTTCTTTATTTCCAAATTTATCTCTAATATCTAGAGCCACAACTTTATTATTTAAAATAACAACATTTTCAACTAAAGTATTAAAGTGAAACTCACCTCCAAGAGATTTAATTTTTTCACGGATATTTTTAACTACAACTTTTAAAATATCAGTTCCAACATGGGGTTTATAATCCCATAAAATATTTTCTTGGGCACCAGATTCAACAAGTTCTAAGAAAACTTTATTTATATATCCACTTCTAATTCTTGTATTTAATTTTCCGTCTGAATAAGTTCCTGCTCCCCCTTCTCCAAATTGAATATTTGAATTGGGATTAAGAACACTTGTAGAATAAAAAGATTCTATGGCCTTATCTCTATTGTCTACCATCTCTCCTCTTTCAAAGATAATAGGTTTAAAACCATATTCGCAAAGTCTAAGTGCAGCAAAAAGCCCCGCAGGACCAGTACCGATAACTGCAATTGACCCCATATCTTTTTTAGGAACTCTTTTTTCCATTTTAATTTCCTTGGGAATGGAAAAATCCTTGTGAAGATTTGAAACAGCTTCCTTTAAAGTAATTTCTAAATTATATACAAATTTAATTTCAGATTTTTTTCTACTGTCAATGGATCTTTTAACATGTTCAATTCTTTCTATATTCTCAGGTTTAATACCCCTTTTTATAATTTCATTTTTAACCATTTTATTTTGATCTCTCTCTATGGAAATAGAAAGATTATTTAAATTTATTTTCAAAATTTCTCACCTCAAGGGATATTATATCACAAAAAATAGGAAAAAGACCCTGAAATTTCATTTCAGAGTCTTTCATATGTATTGCTATTTAATTTTTTCTTCTAATGTTTTTCCAACTTTGAACTTAACTACTTTTTTAGCATCTAACTTCATTTTTTTACCAGTTTGAGGATTTCTAACTTCTCTTGGAGCTCTTGTTACAACTTCCCATTTTCCCCATCCAACAAAAGTTACAGAATCTCCATTTACTAAAGCTTCCTCTACTGATGCAAGGAAAGTGTTAATTGCTTTTTCAGCATCTTTTTTTGCATACTCACCATTTTTTGCGAAAAGATCTACGAATTCTTTTTTAGTCATAATTTATTCCTCCTTTTTATATTAAATCTAACCTAATATTACTATATAGCCATAAAATGCCTATTTGTAAAGTAATATATTTAAAAAATATAAAAAATCCTTTTTTAAATAAAAAATGTTACTTTAAAATGGTGCGTAAAAAGGGACTTGAACCCTCACTGAAAATCCTTCAACAAGACCCTCAATCTTGCGCGTCTACCATTCCGCCATTTACGCATGGTCTGGATTTATAGGTGTAATATAGCACAGAAGAGTGGGTATTGTAAAGAAGGTTTTGAAGAATTTTTATTTTTAAAATAAATAAAATTATAGTATAATATAAAAAGTCGTTAATAAGTTTAATAAAGGAGTTTTAAATGGATAAAAAAATAACAGATGCAGAATTTGTAAAGATGCAAGAGGAATATATGGAAAAATTTGGAAATTATCCAGTTCCAGAATTTGATAAATTATCTGCTAATCAAATGAATAGCTTAATAGAAAACTTTTTAGAGGAAGAAAGTCCTATTAAAATATATAGTGATATTCCAGAAAATATTTTAAAAGAGATTCCAATACTTCAAATGGTAAAACTTTTCTTAGAAATAACAATTAGAGAAAAAGGAACTATTAAACTAACTCAAGCTGGGTATTTACCTCCTAAAATAGTAAAAGAGATCTATGACAGTAAATTAATTTTAGATCCATATATTGAAAGTGGAGAGATAAAATTAAATAAAGAATTAGATTGTATGATAGTGGAGTTAGTAAAAATACTATGTATACTTGGAGAATTAGTTATTGAAGATGGAGGAAAACTTAAAATAACTGAACTTGGAGAAAATCTGTTAAAAAATGAAGTGGAATTACTAAATGTAATTTTTAATAAATATAATAAAGAACTTAATTGGTCTTATTTTGATGGATGTGGAGATAATATTGGATTCCAAAGTAATATTGGATTCGTACTATATCTTATTAAAAAATATGGAAGAAAAAAATTAAATTTAGACCTTTACATTGAAAAAATTGACAGAGCATTACCATCTGTTTATGAAGAGTTTATTCCATTTAAAGAAAACTCAACAAAAGAGGAAAAAACATTAGATTATAGATATACTTTTTATTTAAGAGTTATAGAAAGATTATGTGGATTCTTTAACTTAGTAAATGTCTATGTTAAAAATGACAATATGATTTTAATTGAAAAAAATGATATATATGATAGAGTAATAGAATTTTCAAAAAGCTAGTTTTAATACTAGCTTTTTTTATATCTTGTGCTATAATTCAGCCATAGAGTTATGAAAAAATAAGGAGGTTATATTATGGATAAAAAAGTTTATATATTACTAGCAGAGGGATTTGAATTAATAGAAGCTTTAAGTCCATTGGATGTATTAAGAAGAGGTCATATACATGTGGAAACTGTATCTTTAAATGATGGATTAGAGGTTAAATCTGCTCAAAAAGTGACAGTTGTAGCTGATAGAAGATTTAATATAGATGAATTAACAGATGGAGATATGATTATACTTCCAGGAGGATATCCAGGGTATGTTAATTTAAAAGAAAATAAAGATGTTGTAAGTTTAGTTAAATATTATTTAGAAAAAAATGATAAGTATGTAGGAGCAATTTGTGGAGCTCCATCTCTTTTAGGAGAGAATAAATTTATTTTGGGAAGAAAATTCACATGTCACTCTTCAGTACTTGATGCTATGGATAAAAAAATGTATTCTCATATGGATGTAGTAAGAGATGGAAATCTAATTACAGCATCTGGAGCAGGACATGGAGTTGAATTTGGAATGGAACTTGCCAAAGTATTCTTAGATGAAAAAAGTATTGAAAATATTATGAAGGGGATGGAACTTCATAAGGAAGAAAAATAATTGAGTTTAAAATATAATAACCTATTGCTAAAATACTAAATGTGAAGTATTATTCTCATAAAGAATTACTTGATTGATGATTCAACAATATAGTGGGGGTTATTTATGAGGAAAATGTTCCTTTTATTTTTAGTATTTACAGTATCGCTATTTTCTTTTGGGGAAAAGAAAATAATAAAAGCTGTTTTTTCACCAATGCCAAACATAAGTGAAAAGCTTCTTAAAAAAGTTATAAAGAATTATGAAAACCTTAATAATATTTCTGTTGAAATTGAAATTATTGAAGGAAACTATTTAAAAATTTTAAAGGAAAAAATAAATAAAAAAGAACCTTTAGACATGATTTTTATGACCCCGTTATATGCAAAAAATGCCATAGCATTAGATTGGCTTCAACCATTTAAAGACGGATATTTAACAGAATTTGAAAAAATGAATATTAAAGAATATTTTCCAGAAGAATTTATTAAAAACAAAAAATTTTATGGATACTCAACAGGATCTCTGGGAACAACTCTTTTTTATAATAAAAAATTATTAAAAAAATATGGAATTCCTAAACCCAGAAAATTAGAAGATATGCCTAAAATTTTACAACTGGTAAAGGATAATGGAATTATTCCATTGGTATCAGATACAACATTTTCAGGAAGTGATATTTCTATTTTAGATGAACATTTAAAATATCATTTAAACATGGAAGAAAATAAAATATTTATTCATCCAAATGAAATTGGTTATAGAAATAGATATCAAGCTTTTTTTTCAGGAAAAGTAGCTTTTATATCTGGAGCTATTGAAGAGAGTAATAGAGATGATTTATATAGGGATATATTTGGAATGATTCCTATGGAAGGATATAGTTTTAATTTAAAAACATTGCCCTATGCTTATGCTTTAGGGAAATATTCAAAGAATCCAAAAGAAGCCATAAATCTTATGAGATTTTTAAATGAAAAAACTAAATATGCAGATTTAAGAAAAATAAGAAATTCTTTTATAAACGGAATGTAAGAAAAGTTATAACAGGAGGAGGGGTTAGTCCCTCCTCCTGTTACTTTATTTAATTATTAGTTAATAATAACTATAATTAATCTTCTAAAGAAGTTTCTTCTTCATAATCGTAGAATCCTTCATATATTTCTTCTTCATCCTCTTCAATCATTTCAAGTATAAACTCTCTACAGTTTTCTAATTTTAAATCTTCAGGTAAATTTTCTTCTGTTATAAACTTAAATTTCTCATCTTTTAAGAAAGGTATAAATAGATGGAATAAAACTCTTTCAAATTCACTGTAATATGTATGGAATCCAAAATCTTGATTGTGCTTAGAATTTTTATTTAATTCTCTACAATATTTAGTATGATTAGAACAATCATGAACAACAAGAGGCCAGTTTTCCTTAGAAGCCATATCCATTAATTTAAATGTAATCTCTCTAGACCAAATAGGGGAAATATATCCTCTTCTAGAAATATACATAGTTTCACCATGGTAATTGTTTATATTATCTTCGCCAAAGTGTAATTCAGCACAGTTTATAAAGTCTAAACCAGAAGCTAATATTTTGTCTTTTTGTTTCATAAATGATTCTAAAAATTCAGGAGTCATAGGAGTTTCAATTCCCACCATAGGGATATATTTTTTAGCAAGTTTCATATACTCTATAACTTTATCACTACAGTTACTTGCTCCCATATTAAATCTTAATTCATCAAGTCCAGCTTCTCCAAGAGCTTTTAAATTCTCCTCAGTTCCTATGGTACCATTGGTATACATATGCTGATAAACTCCAGCTTCTTTAAATTTCTTAATAACTGGATAATATTTTTCAATTTCTAAGAATGGTTCTAAATATACATAGGCAATTCCTGAAGGTTTTTTCTGTATATTTAAAAGAAGGTCAATATCCTCTTCATAATATAAAGTTTCTCCTATTTCCCACATGTTATCAGGTATTTTCTCTTGGTTATCTATATTATCATGGTAATAACAGAATTTACACTGTAGGTTACATTTATTTGTTTTTCTCACTCCACCTAATCCATCACCAAATAAACAAGATACACATCCCTTAGGGAATTTATTCTTATCTCCTACAAAATATGTTCTACCTTTTAAAGTATCTAATCCTACAATACTGTCCTGTATTCTTTTATGATGAGCTCTCATAGATAAATCAATTTGTCTTAATACAGATTCAATTATATCTTTATACTCTTCACAAATTTCTTCTTTATTTCCTGGAATAGATGCTAAGAACTCAAACCATTCTAAAGCGTCTTTTTTTGATATGTTCATTAAATCACCTTTTTTATATAAAATTATTTTGTTACTTAGTACATTGTATCAGAATATCTAAAAAAACTCTACATAATATGATATAATTCTTTAATAGATAGGTAAATAATAATATTGAAAGGATATAAATAAAAAATATGAATAAAATAAATTACGATAAAGAGATGGAAAATATAATATCTCAAATTAAGGATAAAGAAAAGCCAAGTCTTTTAATTCACTCTTGCTGTGCTCCCTGTAGTGGTGCAATTCTAGAGTATTTAAGAAACTTTTTTAATATTAGTATATATTTTTACAATCCAAATATAACATTTGAAGAGGAGTATGTAAAAAGGCTTGAGGAACAAAAATCCTATGATAAGGAATTAAATTATAATATGGAGATTATTGAGGGAATTTATAATCCAAAGGATGATTTTTTTAAAGTTGTTCAAGGATTAGAAAAGGAACCTGAAGGTGGGAAAAGATGTTATAAATGTTATTATCTTAGAATGGAAGCTTGTGCTAAAAAAAGTAAGGAGCTAGGATTTGATTATTTTACAACTGTTTTAAGTATAAGCCCTCTTAAAAATGCCCAATGGATAAATGAAATTGGAAGGGAGCTTTCTGAGAAATATAATATTAAATTTTTATATGGAGATTTTAAAAAGAAAAGTAGATATTTAAGATCGGTGGAATTATCAAAGGAACACAATCTATATAGACAGGACTATTGTGGATGTGTATTTTCAAAAGTAGAAAGAGAAAAAATAAAGGAGTCAAGAATAGGTGAATAATAATAGATTTTATAGTTTAAATGACTATTTTAAAGAAAACTTTCATGAAAAAATATATAAGGTTTCTTTAGATGGAGGATTTACTTGTCCCAATAGAGATGGGAAAGTGGCAAGGGGAGGGTGCTTATTTTGCAGTGAATCTGGAAGTGGAGATTTCGCAGGAAATAAAACTAAACCTATAAATGAGCAGATAGAGGAGCAATTAGAACTTATAAGTGGTAAGTTTTCCCAAGGGAAAGTTATAGCCTATTTTCAAAATTTTACAAATACCTATGGAGATGTAGAATATTTAAGAAAAATATTTTATGAAGCTTTAAATCACCCTAGAGTAATGGGGCTTGCTATAGGGACTAGACCTGATTGTTTACCAGAAGATGTACTTGATTTGTTAAGTGAAATAAATGAAAAATATTTTCTTTGGGTAGAACTTGGACTACAAACTATAGATGAGGGGGTTGCCAAAATCATAAATAGAGGGTATAAATTAAAGGTATATGTAGATAGTGCCCTAGAACTTAAAAAAAGAAATATAAAAGTTGTAACTCACTTAATTATAGGATTGCCAGAGGAGGGAGACAGGGGAACTCTTGAAGGAGCAAAACTAGTAAATAGTGTAGGTTCATGGGGAATAAAGATACATTTGCTACATATTTTAAAAAATACTCCTTTAGCCATATATTATAAAAATAAACCATTTAAAGTGTTTGAAATGAATGAATATATAGATTATGTAGTAGATATTTTAGAGGTATTAAATCCTACTGTGGTTATTCATAGATTAACTGGAGATGGAAAAAAAGAAGATTTAATAGAACCTCTTTGGAGTTTGAATAAAAGAGCTGTTTTAAATGGGATACATAAAAGGCTAAAGGAAAGAGAAACTTATCAGGGGAGAATAAGCAATGGGTAATGTTTTATTAAAGATTAAAGAAATTAGGGATAAGCTTACAAATAAAGAACTTAAAGTGGCAGACTATATAGAAAAAAATCTAGAAGAAGTTAAAAATTTAAATACATATGAAATGGGAAATAGGTGTGATGTGAGCCAAGCTTCCATAGTAAGATTTTCTAAAAAGTTGGGATATTCAGGATTTCCTGAATTTAAAATTGCCTTAAGTAGTGATATAGGGCGACAGGAAATGGAAAATAGTATAAGCATAATTCATGAGGAAATTAAAGTGGATGATTCAAGTGAAGACACAGGAAAAAAAGTTGCCTATGAAAATATAAAAGCTATTGAAGATACTTGTAAATTAATAAATTATAAGGAACTTGAAAAAGCTGTGGAACTTTTAGATAAAGCTAAAAGAATTTTTATTTTAGGTGGTGGTTTTTCAGGAATTGCTGGGAGAGATTTTCAATATAAGTTATTAGAACTTGGGAAAATGGCAATTTTTGAAAGTGATCCACATATTCAATATTCTAATTTTTCTACAATAGAAAAGGAGGATGTGGTTTTTGTAATTTCCCAAGGGGGGAAGTCCTTGGATATTTTTAATATTTTACAAGAACCTAAGAGGAGAGGGGTGAAAATAATTTCACTTACTAAATTTTCTCCTAATCCAGTTAGGGAAATTGGAGATATAAAACTTTCCACAGTGGCTGAAAAAAATAATTTTCGTTCAACGGCACTATCTTCAAGAATAGCCCAACTTACAGTAATTGATATGATTTATGTAAAACTAATTCAAAGGAATAAAACTCTTGCTGAAAAGTATATTGGAGATGCTTTAGAAATGGTAAAAGATATGAAAATGAAATAAAAAACCAAACCAAAACCAAAAACCAAATAATTAAATATAGGGAGTTGTCACATGATAGAATTAGATGAAAAGTTTATAAAAGAAATTTATATACCTAGGGAACCTGATGGATATAAGGGAGATTACGGTCATACCTTTGTAGTTGCAGGATGTAAAGGATTTGAAGGAGCGGCATATTTTGCAACTATGGGAGCAATAAGAACAGGATCAGGTTTAGTTACCCTAGGGACACACAGTGATGTCCTTGATCATCTAAGCGTAAAATTAAATGAAGCTATGACAGTTTCAATAGAAAATATAACAAATGTTAGACAGATGTTAGACAAATGTACATCAATAGTAATAGGACCAGGACTAGGGGATAATCCTAGAAACTATGATCTGTTAAAAAAAATTGTAGTTTGCGGATCCTCTCCTCTAGTTATAGATGCTGATGGTTTGAATCTTTTAGCTAAGGATTTAACTCTTTTAGATAAAAGATTATGTCCAACAGTTTTAACTCCTCATTTTGGAGAATTTTCAAGATTAACAGGAGTTCCAATAGATGAATTAAAAAAACATAAAATTGAACATGCCTTTGATTTTGCTAGAAAAAATAATGTTATTTTGGTTTTAAAAGATCATAAAACCATAATAACAGATGGTAAGGAAATATATATAAATACAACTGGAAATAGTTCTATGGCAAATGGAGGAATGGGAGATACTTTAGCAGGAATTATTGCTTCCTTTGCAGGGCAAGGATATTGTACTTTAAAAGCTACACTTTTAGGAGTTTATCTTCATGGATTAACAGGAGAGATTTTATCCCGTGGAATGTTTTGTGTAAACCCTACTCATTTATTAGAAGCCTTACCATATATAATGAAAAAATATATTTGTAATAATAATTCAAATAAAATTTTAAAATAAGAATTGAAAATACATTGACATTTTGTATATAAAATGATATGTTCTATTTATATAGAAAGTTATTCTAAAGGGGGACATAACATGAGAGTGATAATAACAGATAAAAATATAGGAGATTGGGCAGCGGTTTATGTTGCTAAGAAAATATTAGAGGCAAAACCAAGTGCTGAAAAACCATTTGTATTAGGATTACCAACAGGTGGAACTCCACTTGCTATGTATAAAAGATTAATTCAATTTTGTAAAGATGGAATTATTTCATTTGAAAATGTAGTTACTTTCAATATGGATGAATATGTGGGGCTTTCTCCAGAAAATGATCAAAGCTATCATTATTATATGTATCATAATTTCTTTAATCATATTGATATAAAGAAAGAGAATATAAATATTTTAAATGGTCTTGCTGAAGATTATAAAAAAGAGTGTGAAAGATATGAGGAAAAAATTAAAAGTGTTGGTGGAATAGATTTATTCCTAGGTGGAATTGGTCCAGATGGACACATTGCATTTAATGAACCAGGATCATCTTTATCATCTAGAACAAGGGATAAGGAATTAACTATGGATACAATTATTGCAAATGCTAGATTCTTTGAAGGGGATATTTCAAAGGTACCTACTTTAGCTTTAACAGTTGGAGTTGGAACTATTTTAGATGCTAGGGAAGTTTTAATTATGGTTAATGGACATAATAAAGCAAGAGCATTACACAATGCAGTGGAGCAAGGTGTTAATCATATGTGGACTATAAGTGCACTTCAATTACATCCAAAGGGAATTATTGTTTCTGATGAGGCTGCTTGTGGAGAATTAAAAGTTGGAACTTATAGATACTTTAAAGATATTGAAGGGAAAAACTTAGATACAGATAAATTAATAGAAGATTTATATAGAGAAGTAAAGGGAGAGTAGGAACTATGAAGGCTATTATTAATGGAAAAATATTTGATGGAGATAAATTTTTAGAAAATAAGGCTTTAGTTTTTGAAAATAAAAAAATAATCAATATAGTTCCTATGGAAGCTTTAGAGGAGAGATACCCAGAAGCTGAAATAATTGATGCTAAGGGAGGATATGTAACTCCTGGATTTATAGATTTGCAAATAAATGGTTGTGGAGGAGTTTTATTTAATGATTCTGTAACTAGAGAAACTTTAGAAATTATGAATAGAACAAATTTAAAATATGGATGTACTTCATTTACTCCAACTCTTATAACTACTGGAGATGAAAATATTATAAATGCTCTAGAACTAGTTGGAAATATGGAAGATAAAGAGGATATTGGAGTTTTAGGATTACATATTGAAGGTCCATATATTTCAGTTGCAAAAAAAGGAATTCATAATCCTAAATTTATTAGAAAAATGGATGAGGCAATGTTAAATAAAATAGTTGAAAAGGGAACTAAGGCTACAACTATAATAACAGTTGCTCCTGAAAATATAAGTGGAGAGTATATTAGTACCCTTGCTAATTCTGGAATTAAAGTTGCCCTAGGTCATACTAATGCCACTTATAAAGAGGTTGAAGAAAAGAAAATATTTGGAATTTCTTTAGCTACACATTTATATAATGGAATGTCATCTTTTGCTCATAGAGAACCTGGAGCAGCTGGGGCAGTTTTAGATATGGATATAAAAGCTGGAATTATTGTAGATGGAATGCACTCAGATTATGCTGCTGTAAGAATTGCTAAAAGAATTATGGGAGATAGATTATATTTAGTAACAGATGCTGTTTCTCCTGTGGGAACAGATATGGAATATTTCTATTTTGAAGGAAATAAGGTTTATCACAAAAATGGAAAATGTTTTGGAGAAGATGGAACTTTAGGAGGTTCAGCTTTAACTATGGATGCTGGAGTTAGAAACCTTGTAAACCATGTGGGAATAACTTTAGAAGAAGCAATTAGAATGGCAACATTATATCCAGCAAAGGCTGTTAACTTAGATAATAAATATGGAAGATTACAACCAGAAGCTATGGCTGACATTGTAATTTTAAATAAAGAGTTAGAAGTTGAGAAAGTTTTTGCAAAGGGAAATTTAGTTTAAAAACTGACTGAAAGTATTAATTAGAGAGAAGTTTGTCTTCTCTCTTTTTTTATAATTTTTACAAAAAAAGAAGGAATTTAATTTTTAATGGATATAATATAATAGACAAAAAAACAAGGAGGTATTTAAAAATGCCAATAACACAAGCAGAATCAACAAA is a window encoding:
- the nagA gene encoding N-acetylglucosamine-6-phosphate deacetylase, which gives rise to MKAIINGKIFDGDKFLENKALVFENKKIINIVPMEALEERYPEAEIIDAKGGYVTPGFIDLQINGCGGVLFNDSVTRETLEIMNRTNLKYGCTSFTPTLITTGDENIINALELVGNMEDKEDIGVLGLHIEGPYISVAKKGIHNPKFIRKMDEAMLNKIVEKGTKATTIITVAPENISGEYISTLANSGIKVALGHTNATYKEVEEKKIFGISLATHLYNGMSSFAHREPGAAGAVLDMDIKAGIIVDGMHSDYAAVRIAKRIMGDRLYLVTDAVSPVGTDMEYFYFEGNKVYHKNGKCFGEDGTLGGSALTMDAGVRNLVNHVGITLEEAIRMATLYPAKAVNLDNKYGRLQPEAMADIVILNKELEVEKVFAKGNLV
- the nagB gene encoding glucosamine-6-phosphate deaminase, which gives rise to MRVIITDKNIGDWAAVYVAKKILEAKPSAEKPFVLGLPTGGTPLAMYKRLIQFCKDGIISFENVVTFNMDEYVGLSPENDQSYHYYMYHNFFNHIDIKKENINILNGLAEDYKKECERYEEKIKSVGGIDLFLGGIGPDGHIAFNEPGSSLSSRTRDKELTMDTIIANARFFEGDISKVPTLALTVGVGTILDAREVLIMVNGHNKARALHNAVEQGVNHMWTISALQLHPKGIIVSDEAACGELKVGTYRYFKDIEGKNLDTDKLIEDLYREVKGE
- a CDS encoding MurR/RpiR family transcriptional regulator; the encoded protein is MGNVLLKIKEIRDKLTNKELKVADYIEKNLEEVKNLNTYEMGNRCDVSQASIVRFSKKLGYSGFPEFKIALSSDIGRQEMENSISIIHEEIKVDDSSEDTGKKVAYENIKAIEDTCKLINYKELEKAVELLDKAKRIFILGGGFSGIAGRDFQYKLLELGKMAIFESDPHIQYSNFSTIEKEDVVFVISQGGKSLDIFNILQEPKRRGVKIISLTKFSPNPVREIGDIKLSTVAEKNNFRSTALSSRIAQLTVIDMIYVKLIQRNKTLAEKYIGDALEMVKDMKMK
- a CDS encoding NAD(P)H-hydrate dehydratase, which translates into the protein MIELDEKFIKEIYIPREPDGYKGDYGHTFVVAGCKGFEGAAYFATMGAIRTGSGLVTLGTHSDVLDHLSVKLNEAMTVSIENITNVRQMLDKCTSIVIGPGLGDNPRNYDLLKKIVVCGSSPLVIDADGLNLLAKDLTLLDKRLCPTVLTPHFGEFSRLTGVPIDELKKHKIEHAFDFARKNNVILVLKDHKTIITDGKEIYINTTGNSSMANGGMGDTLAGIIASFAGQGYCTLKATLLGVYLHGLTGEILSRGMFCVNPTHLLEALPYIMKKYICNNNSNKILK